One Acetobacterium sp. KB-1 DNA segment encodes these proteins:
- a CDS encoding FAD-binding oxidoreductase, protein MSNCSDVLIIGGGVIGCATAYYLAQKGVSVTVLEKAQIGEGGSSRNGGGVRQSGRDPRELPLAIKAVKNLWPTLSEELGMDVEYYKKGNLRLAKTAGHIKILEGLTERAVAKGLDVRMIDAKEVRDICPYLSDEVIGASWCDTDGHANPMLTTLAYYKNARRLGVRFITGENVVEIRKIKGVARQVITADNVYEAPQIILAAGYESRAIANTIGIDIPMNRVLLEALVTEPQVKMFEQMLGTAEADFYGHQSTHGSFVFGGTSGMDAYTSDFDVPVNNSRTASCICRGIMNYFPILSEAKIVRTWAGWIDECADHVPVISFVEEVPGLILACAFTGHGFGISPMVGTLLSEMVVDKEPSIDLSELRYNRFKTKI, encoded by the coding sequence ATGTCTAATTGTTCGGATGTCTTAATTATCGGCGGTGGCGTGATTGGTTGTGCAACCGCCTATTACCTGGCTCAAAAAGGTGTGTCGGTAACAGTACTGGAAAAAGCCCAGATTGGCGAAGGGGGTTCCAGCCGAAACGGCGGTGGCGTTCGTCAGTCGGGTCGCGATCCCCGGGAATTGCCGCTGGCCATCAAGGCGGTGAAAAACCTCTGGCCGACTCTTTCCGAAGAACTGGGAATGGATGTTGAGTATTATAAAAAAGGTAATCTGCGGTTAGCCAAAACCGCCGGCCATATCAAAATTTTAGAAGGTCTGACCGAGCGGGCGGTGGCCAAGGGGCTGGATGTCAGGATGATTGACGCCAAGGAGGTTCGGGATATCTGCCCCTACTTGTCCGATGAGGTGATTGGCGCCAGCTGGTGTGATACCGATGGCCACGCCAACCCGATGTTGACAACCCTGGCCTATTATAAAAACGCCAGAAGACTGGGCGTGCGTTTTATTACCGGTGAAAACGTGGTTGAAATCCGCAAAATAAAGGGCGTAGCCCGACAGGTAATTACCGCAGACAATGTCTATGAGGCCCCGCAGATTATTCTGGCTGCGGGTTATGAGAGCCGCGCCATTGCCAATACCATTGGCATCGATATTCCGATGAATCGGGTGCTACTCGAAGCCCTGGTGACCGAGCCTCAGGTGAAAATGTTTGAGCAGATGCTGGGTACCGCCGAAGCTGATTTTTACGGTCACCAAAGCACTCATGGGTCCTTCGTTTTTGGGGGAACTTCGGGGATGGATGCTTATACCTCAGACTTCGACGTGCCGGTTAACAACAGTCGGACGGCTTCCTGTATTTGTCGGGGCATTATGAACTATTTCCCGATCTTATCAGAAGCCAAAATTGTCCGAACCTGGGCCGGCTGGATTGACGAATGCGCCGACCATGTGCCGGTGATCAGCTTTGTCGAAGAGGTACCGGGTTTAATTCTGGCCTGCGCCTTTACCGGCCATGGCTTTGGCATTTCGCCGATGGTGGGAACCCTCTTGTCAGAAATGGTGGTGGATAAAGAACCATCGATCGATTTAAGTGAACTACGTTATAACCGATTCAAAACTAAAATATAA
- a CDS encoding (2Fe-2S)-binding protein — MRIEEHPILGKIAKGEKVIFEFDGKPLEGYAGEPIAAALRAAGVMTHRHTQKYGKPRGIFCAIGRCTDCVMMVDGKPNVRTCVTPLSAGMKVQTQDGVTAKESN; from the coding sequence GTGCGTATTGAAGAGCATCCCATATTGGGGAAAATAGCAAAAGGAGAGAAGGTCATCTTTGAGTTTGATGGCAAACCCTTAGAAGGTTATGCCGGGGAACCGATTGCCGCCGCATTGCGGGCGGCCGGGGTGATGACCCATCGGCATACCCAGAAATATGGAAAGCCCCGGGGGATCTTCTGTGCCATCGGCCGGTGTACCGACTGTGTGATGATGGTGGATGGAAAGCCCAATGTGAGAACCTGTGTCACCCCGTTATCTGCCGGAATGAAGGTACAAACTCAAGATGGTGTGACCGCAAAAGAATCCAACTAG
- a CDS encoding (2Fe-2S)-binding protein, whose amino-acid sequence MKKIMDRSIDLGEFLPQADDEMIICRCEEVTKGEIRQAVHDGMLTLTEIRRYLRTGMGLCQGQTCGKLVKNIVARELGIAPAELESAVSRAPVRPVEMRVLGNEGLENEVLTGGGGHV is encoded by the coding sequence ATGAAAAAAATAATGGATCGTTCAATCGATTTGGGTGAGTTCCTCCCGCAAGCAGATGACGAGATGATTATTTGCCGTTGTGAAGAGGTAACCAAAGGAGAAATCAGGCAAGCCGTCCACGATGGGATGCTAACCTTAACCGAAATCAGACGCTATCTAAGAACTGGCATGGGCTTATGTCAGGGGCAAACCTGTGGCAAGCTGGTTAAAAATATCGTGGCCCGCGAATTGGGGATTGCCCCGGCGGAACTGGAAAGTGCCGTTTCCCGGGCCCCGGTCAGACCGGTGGAAATGCGGGTACTGGGAAATGAAGGACTGGAAAATGAAGTGCTGACAGGAGGTGGCGGGCATGTCTAA
- a CDS encoding FAD-dependent oxidoreductase: MKRVELIVIGGGPAGLSAAIEAAKSGLKVVVFDENAKPGGQLFKQIHKFFGSKEHKAKVRGYKIGQELLAEAEETGVAVVLDATVIGIYEGKEVTVMVGDAIEHYKGDALIVATGASENMVTFPGWTLPGVIGAGAAQTMMNLHGVKPGEKVLMLGSGNVGLVVSFQLLQAGCEVVALVDAAKQVGGYGVHAAKVARCGVNFYLSHTIVKAEGDDKVEGVIIGAVDENWQLIPGSEKHFEVDTICLAVGLSPMSQLLKVAGCAMIEDPKRGGTVPVIDERGETTIKGIFAVGDVSGIEEASSAMIEGRIAGAAAANALGYLSNEDFKDRHKTGEKALDALRQGMFGPENKGKKDLTLTEEGLLLSQSLLQKGYLEEQEMGAYPGVKTEIKGIHPVIECTQNIPCNPCQDACVKGCIKIGANITALPVVDTQLACTGCGMCVAACSGQAIFLVDDHSEPGYAAITIPYEFLPLPEKGAIGKALDRSGTEVCQAEIVGIKSAKVMDHTSLLTMKVPAEMAMKARFYKAIG, translated from the coding sequence ATGAAACGAGTAGAACTGATCGTAATCGGCGGCGGTCCAGCGGGTTTGAGTGCTGCCATTGAAGCCGCAAAAAGCGGTCTTAAAGTGGTGGTCTTTGATGAAAATGCCAAACCCGGCGGACAGCTGTTTAAACAAATACATAAATTTTTTGGCTCAAAAGAACATAAGGCCAAGGTAAGAGGCTATAAAATTGGCCAGGAGCTGTTGGCAGAAGCTGAAGAAACGGGTGTTGCGGTAGTCCTGGACGCAACCGTAATTGGAATTTATGAAGGCAAAGAAGTTACCGTGATGGTGGGCGATGCGATCGAGCATTACAAGGGTGATGCCCTGATTGTGGCCACCGGTGCTTCGGAAAACATGGTCACCTTTCCCGGTTGGACCCTGCCGGGGGTGATTGGGGCCGGAGCCGCTCAGACGATGATGAATTTGCATGGGGTTAAGCCTGGTGAAAAAGTACTGATGCTGGGCTCGGGCAATGTCGGTCTGGTGGTCAGCTTTCAACTGCTGCAGGCCGGTTGTGAGGTGGTGGCGCTAGTGGATGCGGCCAAACAGGTCGGTGGCTACGGCGTTCATGCCGCCAAGGTCGCCCGCTGCGGGGTGAACTTTTATCTTTCCCACACCATTGTTAAAGCCGAAGGTGACGACAAGGTGGAAGGGGTCATCATTGGTGCCGTTGATGAAAACTGGCAGCTGATTCCCGGCTCAGAAAAACATTTTGAGGTGGATACCATTTGTCTGGCAGTGGGATTATCACCGATGTCCCAACTCTTAAAGGTAGCCGGATGTGCGATGATTGAGGATCCTAAACGGGGTGGCACTGTTCCGGTGATCGATGAGCGGGGCGAAACTACCATCAAAGGTATTTTTGCCGTCGGGGATGTATCCGGCATTGAAGAGGCCAGCTCGGCCATGATTGAAGGACGTATTGCCGGGGCGGCGGCCGCCAATGCCCTGGGCTACCTGTCAAATGAAGATTTCAAAGATCGGCACAAAACCGGCGAAAAGGCCTTAGATGCTTTACGGCAGGGCATGTTCGGGCCGGAAAACAAAGGCAAAAAAGATTTGACTCTAACCGAAGAAGGGCTGTTATTATCCCAATCGCTGCTTCAAAAAGGGTATTTGGAGGAGCAAGAGATGGGGGCCTATCCCGGGGTGAAAACAGAAATCAAGGGTATTCATCCGGTGATTGAATGTACCCAGAATATTCCTTGTAATCCCTGTCAGGATGCTTGCGTGAAAGGCTGCATTAAGATTGGCGCAAACATCACGGCCCTTCCGGTTGTTGATACGCAGTTGGCTTGTACCGGCTGTGGGATGTGTGTGGCGGCCTGTTCGGGTCAGGCCATCTTTTTAGTGGATGATCACAGCGAACCGGGCTATGCGGCCATTACCATTCCCTATGAATTTTTGCCCCTGCCGGAAAAAGGGGCAATTGGTAAAGCCCTGGATCGCAGCGGCACCGAAGTCTGCCAAGCTGAGATTGTCGGCATAAAAAGTGCCAAAGTCATGGATCACACCAGTCTTTTGACCATGAAGGTGCCGGCTGAGATGGCCATGAAGGCCCGATTTTATAAGGCAATAGGGTGA
- a CDS encoding FMN-binding glutamate synthase family protein, producing the protein MADKKQVTIHNAPKATWNKETLSEIDYKATNGKYRIRGCGSPRPMPKFDDLMILPSQLTRMPIDTYREDCETRTVLGARFAKKPLIIETPVMIAGMSYGALSKEAKIALAKATKLVGTVISNGEGGILPEELENSYRQSVQILASRMGFTRRNMEVADMLEVLYGIGAKPGLSGHLMGEKISEEIAEVRKIPIGIDLHSHPRAGDAFGADDMVVKMQQLREMTDWETPIFCKIAAGRVRDDIKIAIKLGFDGIILDGCSAGTGAAPVMATDHLGIPTMPALVAAVRTLEEMGVKEEMSLIVSGGITNGADLAKALAIGADAVAIGTAAMVAMGCRVCMNCQTGKCAFGIGTQDPELRQNLDVDEAAERVANYIKAITAEAVLLAKSAGKTKLKNLEREDLRALTLEACAMTGIPLVGSDLVIGKGFGFSADNGL; encoded by the coding sequence ATGGCAGATAAAAAACAAGTAACCATCCATAATGCTCCAAAGGCAACCTGGAATAAGGAGACCCTATCAGAAATTGACTACAAGGCCACCAATGGAAAATATCGGATCCGCGGTTGCGGTTCACCCCGACCGATGCCGAAATTTGATGATCTGATGATTTTGCCCTCGCAGCTGACCCGGATGCCCATCGATACCTATCGGGAAGATTGCGAAACCCGAACTGTACTGGGGGCCCGATTTGCTAAAAAACCACTCATTATCGAAACCCCGGTGATGATTGCCGGGATGTCTTATGGGGCGCTCAGCAAAGAAGCCAAAATCGCTCTGGCCAAGGCCACCAAGCTCGTGGGAACGGTGATCAGCAATGGCGAAGGTGGCATTTTACCCGAAGAACTGGAAAATTCTTACCGTCAGTCGGTTCAGATTCTAGCCAGTCGGATGGGCTTTACCCGTCGAAATATGGAAGTGGCCGATATGCTGGAAGTGCTTTATGGCATTGGTGCCAAACCAGGACTGTCTGGTCATTTAATGGGTGAAAAAATCAGTGAAGAAATTGCTGAGGTCAGAAAAATTCCGATTGGGATTGATCTTCATTCCCATCCTCGGGCTGGGGATGCCTTTGGGGCCGATGATATGGTGGTTAAAATGCAGCAACTCCGGGAAATGACCGATTGGGAAACCCCGATTTTTTGCAAAATAGCGGCTGGCCGGGTGCGAGATGATATAAAAATCGCCATCAAGCTGGGCTTTGACGGCATTATTTTGGATGGCTGCAGTGCCGGAACCGGTGCTGCCCCAGTGATGGCGACCGATCACCTGGGCATCCCAACGATGCCCGCTCTGGTTGCGGCGGTCAGAACTCTGGAAGAAATGGGTGTCAAGGAAGAAATGAGCCTGATTGTCTCCGGCGGGATTACCAATGGCGCTGATCTCGCCAAGGCATTGGCCATTGGTGCCGATGCAGTGGCGATTGGGACCGCCGCCATGGTAGCGATGGGCTGTCGGGTTTGCATGAACTGTCAGACCGGAAAATGTGCCTTTGGCATTGGTACCCAGGACCCCGAACTGCGCCAGAATCTGGATGTTGATGAAGCCGCTGAGCGGGTGGCCAATTATATTAAAGCGATTACCGCCGAAGCGGTGCTGCTGGCCAAATCCGCGGGCAAAACCAAGCTTAAAAATCTCGAACGGGAAGACCTTCGGGCCTTGACTCTGGAAGCTTGTGCGATGACCGGAATCCCCCTGGTGGGCAGTGATCTGGTGATTGGCAAAGGATTTGGTTTTTCCGCTGATAACGGTCTATAA